A window of the Brassica napus cultivar Da-Ae chromosome A2, Da-Ae, whole genome shotgun sequence genome harbors these coding sequences:
- the LOC106424512 gene encoding protein GOLVEN 6, with the protein MRLIRVTFLLCALTFLFLITSTSAAVTEKIMRKMAPRKLMIISSEHDNVMTSGAHEGSSEQLPVTSSGNSKNEDKRLGEKEEENALAKYLSMDYPRFRRRRPVHNNMPRSP; encoded by the exons ATGAGGCTAATTAGAGTCACCTTCTTGCTTTGTGCATTGACCTTTTTATTCCTTATAACTTCAACTTCAGCAGCTGTAACCGAAAAGATTATGAGAAAAATGGCGCCACGGAAACTCATGATCATCTCTAGTGAACATGATAAT GTGATGACATCAGGTGCTCATGAAGGTTCAAGTGAGCAACTTCCAGTCACTTCTTCTG GCAATTCTAAGAATGAAGATAAGAGATTAGGTGAAAAAGAAGAGGAGAATGCTCTAGCGAAGTATCTATCGATGGATTATCCAAGGTTTAGAAGAAGACGACCAGTTCACAACAATATGCCTCGAAGTCCATGA
- the LOC106357771 gene encoding cytosolic sulfotransferase 12-like, which translates to MSSSSSSYLRDEDLTQETRDLISSLPSEKGWLVSQMYQFQGRWHTQALLQGLLQCQKHFEAKDSDIILVTNPKSGTTWLKALVFALINRNQFPVSSGNHPLLVTNPHLLIPFLEGVYYESPNFDFSELPSPRLMNTHISLLSLPESVKSSSCKIVYCCRNPKDMFVSLWHFGKKLAPEETADYPIEKAVEAFCQGKFIGGPFWDHVLEYWYASLENPNKVLFVTYEELKKQTGDTIKRIAEFLGCGFIEAEEVRGIVKLCSFESLSSLEANREGKLPNGVETKAFFRKGEVGGWRDTLSESLAEEIDRTMEEKFQGSGLKFSC; encoded by the coding sequence atgtcatcatcatcatcatcttacTTGAGAGATGAAGATCTGACACAAGAAACAAGAGATCTGATCTCTTCTCTTCCAAGCGAGAAAGGTTGGTTGGTGAGCCAAATGTATCAGTTTCAAGGACGTTGGCACACACAAGCCCTCTTACAAGGACTCTTGCAATGCCAAAAACACTTTGAGGCCAAAGATTCAGACATTATCCTCGTCACCAATCCTAAATCAGGTACCACTTGGTTAAAAGCTCTTGTCTTTGCTCTCATCAACCGAAACCAGTTTCCAGTTTCTTCTGGAAATCATCCTCTTCTTGTTACCAACCCGCACCTTCTCATACCCTTCTTGGAAGGAGTTTACTACGAGTCTCCAAATTTCGATTTCTCCGAGTTGCCTTCTCCAAGACTCATGAACACGCACATATCGCTTCTTTCCCTGCCCGAGTCCGTTAAGAGCTCGTCTTGTAAGATTGTGTACTGTTGTAGAAACCCTAAGGACATGTTTGTCTCCTTATGGCATTTTGGGAAGAAACTTGCTCCTGAAGAAACCGCTGATTATCCCATTGAAAAGGCGGTTGAAGCGTTTTGTCAAGGTAAGTTTATAGGTGGACCCTTTTGGGATCATGTGTTGGAGTATTGGTATGCGAGCCTCGAAAATCCGAACAAGGTCTTGTTTGTTACTTAtgaagagctgaagaagcagACTGGAGATACGATCAAGAGAATAGCTGAGTTCTTGGGATGTGGTTTTATTGAAGCAGAAGAAGTGAGAGGGATTGTGAAGTTGTGTAGTTTTGAGAGCTTAAGTAGCCTGGAAGCTAATAGAGAAGGGAAGTTGCCAAATGGCGTGGAGACTAAAGCTTTCTTCAGAAAAGGAGAGGTTGGAGGATGGAGAGATACTTTGAGTGAGTCCTTGGCAGAGGAAATTGATAGAACCATGGAAGAGAAGTTTCAAGGTTCTGGTCTAAAATTTTCTTGTTGA
- the LOC106401553 gene encoding D-aminoacyl-tRNA deacylase produces MVTLIVATTYDPASINPAKALLAMPGWTTGPTLPPNIKSFTNQQTRLIQHDVSIVKEDDLDSRWEEATGEVVDEVIFLSRHTAASNRPALTVHPIGVLHLKEGESPPHGGKAGWAALPSPRIGPWLRLLKKMAEAHSLVPEFEITLEGTHHGPITNKPTMFLEIGSTEEYWKRQDAAQVIALLIWEGLGLGGGEAVGSWNSETGKRKVLLGIGGGHYAPRHVDVVLKDDIWVGHLLSGYSLPMEEAKPGENHIGGTWRQSIQAAFEATKASFPGGEILAHLDQKSFKGWQKKAITEFLAEQNINVGRPNDFT; encoded by the exons ATGGTGACACTGATCGTCGCCACCACCTACGACCCAGCGTCGATCAACCCCGCGAAGGCGCTTCTCGCCATGCCGGGATGGACCACCGGACCCACCTTACCGCCG AACATCAAGAGCTTCACCAACCAGCAAACGAGGCTGATTCAGCACGATGTGTCTATAGTGAAGGAAGACGATCTCGATTCACGGTGGGAGGAAGCAACCGGAGAGGTTGTAGATGAAGTCATCTTCCTCAGCCGTCACACCGCCGCCTCGAACCGTCCTGCTCTCACCGTTCACCCCATTG GAGTGCTTCACTTAAAGGAAGGAGAATCGCCGCCGCACGGAGGAAAGGCCGGGTGGGCGGCGTTGCCGAGCCCTAGGATTGGTCCATGGTTGCGTCTTTTGAAGAAAATGGCTGAAGCTCATAGCTTGGTTCCTGAGTTTGag ATAACATTGGAAGGTACTCATCATGGACCTATAACTAATAAGCCAACCATGTTCTTGGAGATTG GTAGTACAGAGGAATACTGGAAGAGACAAGACGCTGCTCAAGTTATTGCTCTT TTAATATGGGAAGGGCTTGGGCTTGGAGGCGGTGAAGCTGTGGGGAGCTGGAACAG TGAAACTGGAAAGAGGAAGGTTCTTTTAGGGATTGGAGGTGGACACTATGCTCCTCGTCACGTGGATGTAGTTTT GAAAGATGATATATGGGTAGGCCATTTGCTTTCTGGTTACTCATTGCCGATGGAAGAAGCAAAGCCTGGAGAGAATCACATTGGTGGAACTTGGAGACAGTCGATTCAAGCAGCTTTTGAAGCTACCAAAGCTTCATTCCCAGGGGGCGAGATCTTGGCTCATCTTGATCAAAA GAGCTTCAAAGGATGGCAAAAGAAGGCGATTACAGAGTTCTTGGCAGAACAGAACATCAATGTCGGGAGGCCAAACGATTTCACATGA
- the LOC111203335 gene encoding cytosolic sulfotransferase 12 — translation MSSSPSAVPDYLGDEDLTQETRDLISSLPREKGWLVSQMYQFQGRWHTQALLQGLMECQKRFEAKDSDIILVTNPKSGTTWLKALVFALINRHKFPVSSGDHPLLVTNPHLLVPFLEGVYYESPDFDFSKLSFPRLMNTHIPLLSLPETVKSSSCKIVYCCRNPKDMFVSLWHFGKKLAPEETADYPIEKAVEAFCQGKFIGGPFWDHVLEYWYASLENPNKVLFVTYEELKKQTGDTIKRIAEFLGCGSIGEEEVSGIVKLCSFESLSSLEVNREGKLPNGMETKAFFRKGDVGGWGDTLSESLAEKIDRTIEEKFQGSGLIFSR, via the coding sequence ATGTCGTCATCACCATCAGCTGTTCCTGATTACTTGGGAGATGAAGATCTGACCCAAGAAACAAGAGATCTGATCTCCTCTCTTCCAAGGGAGAAAGGTTGGTTGGTGAGCCAAATGTATCAGTTTCAAGGACGTTGGCACACACAAGCTCTCTTACAAGGACTCATGGAGTGTCAAAAACGCTTTGAAGCCAAAGATTCCGACATTATCCTTGTCACCAATCCTAAATCAGGTACCACTTGGTTAAAAGCTCTTGTCTTTGCTCTCATTAACCGACACAAGTTTCCAGTTTCTTCTGGTGATCATCCTCTTCTGGTTACCAACCCGCACCTTCTCGTGCCCTTCTTGGAAGGAGTTTACTATGAGTCTCCAGATTTTGATTTTTCCAAGTTGTCTTTTCCAAGACTCATGAACACGCACATACCGCTTCTCTCCCTGCCAGAGACGGTTAAGAGCTCGTCTTGTAAGATTGTGTATTGTTGTAGGAACCCTAAGGACATGTTTGTCTCCTTATGGCATTTTGGGAAGAAACTTGCTCCTGAAGAAACCGCTGATTATCCCATTGAAAAGGCGGTTGAAGCGTTTTGTCAAGGTAAGTTTATAGGTGGACCCTTTTGGGATCATGTGTTGGAGTATTGGTATGCGAGCCTCGAAAATCCGAACAAGGTCTTGTTTGTTACTTATGAGGAGCTGAAGAAGCAGACTGGAGATACGATCAAGAGAATAGCTGAGTTCTTGGGATGTGGATccattggagaagaagaagtgagtGGGATTGTGAAGTTGTGTAGTTTTGAGAGCTTAAGTAGTTTGGAAGTTAACAGAGAAGGGAAGTTGCCAAATGGAATGGAGACTAAAGCTTTCTTCAGAAAAGGAGATGTTGGAGGATGGGGAGATACTTTGAGTGAGTCCTTGGCAGAGAAAATAGATAGAACCATTGAAGAGAAGTTTCAAGGTTCTGGTCTAATATTTTCTCGTTGA
- the LOC106401526 gene encoding tetraspanin-13, whose protein sequence is MAKDKEEQNEENPSPLSCFKNISFPFNTIFLIANSIFLATSAFWFVTVSMLHYKTDECNRFVTTPGIFVSFSLLFMTLAGFYAAYYKSDCLFRIHFFIFFLWMFVVVAKAVFVYRLNNETDPRLYPGTKIHEFRLEDYSGWVRRLVIKDDEWYRTRRCLVKGNVCNKLFSNQNMSASEFRQMNLTPIQSGCCKPPLSCGLTYVKPNIWTMSRYHNNVEDDCKTWNNTANTLCFDCDSCKAVTIADLHNTSFSLTFNILHIVFSLSIGVVGWFAWLRILRETEN, encoded by the exons ATGGCGAAAGATAAAGAAGAACAAAACGAAGAAAACCCTTCACCTTTATCATGTTTCAAGAACATCTCATTTCCATTCAACACAATTTTCTTGATCGCAAACTCGATTTTCCTAGCCACATCAGCTTTCTGGTTTGTGACCGTCTCAATGTTACATTACAAGACGGATGAATGTAACCGGTTCGTGACAACTCCCGGAATCTTCGTGAGCTTCTCATTGCTATTCATGACTCTCGCAGGCTTCTATGCCGCTTACTACAAATCCGATTGTCTCTTCCGAATccacttcttcatcttcttcttgtggaTGTTCGTGGTCGTGGCTAAAGCCGTTTTCGTTTACCGTCTCAATAACGAGACCGATCCTAGGCTGTACCCTGGGACGAAGATACATGAGTTTAGGTTGGAGGATTACTCGGGATGGGTACGTAGATTGGTCATCAAAGACGATGAATGGTATCGTACTAGGAGATGTCTTGTTAAGGGCAATGTTTGTAACAAACTATTCTCTAACCAAAACATGTCGGCTTCTGAGTTTCGTCAGATGAATCTAACTCCTATACAG tCGGGTTGCTGCAAACCACCGCTTTCATGTGGATTAACTTACGTGAAACCAAACATTTGGACAATGTCAAGATATCATAACAACGTTGAAGATGATTGCAAGACATGGAACAATACGGCAAACACATTATGCTTCGATTGCGATTCATGTAAAGCCGTGACTATTGCAGATTTACATAATACTTCATTTTCCTTAACATTTAATATCCTTCATATCGTATTTAGTCTTTCCATTGGCGTTGTTGGTTGGTTTGCTTGGTTAAGGATCCTTCGAGAAACTGAGAACTAG
- the LOC125580157 gene encoding cytosolic sulfotransferase 12-like, translated as MSTPSSVVNDYLGSEDPTQETRDLISSLPSEKGWLVSHLYQFQGRWHTQALLQGLLECQKHFEAKDSDIILVTNPKSGTTWLKALVFSLLNRHKFPVSSGNHPLLDTNPHLLIPFLEGVYHEFPDFDFSKLPSPRLMNTHIPLLSLPESVKSSSCKIVYCCRNPKDMFVSLWHFRKKLAPEETADCPIEKAIEAFCQGKFTSGPFWDHVLEYWHASLENPNKVLFVTYEELKKQTGDTIKKIAEFLGCGFVGEEEERGIVKLCSFESLSSSEVNREGKLPNGMETKAFFRKGDVGGWGDTL; from the coding sequence ATGTCGACACCATCATCAGTTGTTAATGATTACTTGGGAAGTGAAGATCCGACACAAGAAACAAGAGATCTGATTTCTTCTCTTCCAAGCGAGAAAGGCTGGTTAGTGAGTCACTTGTATCAGTTTCAAGGACGTTGGCACACACAAGCTCTGTTACAAGGACTCTTGGAGTGTCAAAAACACTTTGAGGCTAAAGATTCCGACATTATCCTCGTCACCAATCCTAAATCAGGTACCACTTGGTTAAAAGCTCTCGTCTTTTCTCTCCTTAACCGACACAAGTTTCCAGTTTCTTCTGGTAATCATCCTCTTCTTGATACCAATCCACACCTCCTCATACCTTTCTTGGAAGGAGTATACCACGAGTTTCCAGATTTTGATTTCTCCAAGTTGCCTTCTCCAAGACTCATGAACACGCACATACCGCTTCTTTCCCTGCCAGAGTCCGTTAAGAGCTCGTCTTGTAAGATTGTGTATTGTTGTAGGAACCCTAAGGACATGTTTGTGTCCTTATGGCATTTTAGGAAGAAACTTGCTCCTGAAGAAACCGCTGATTGTCCTATTGAAAAAGCGATTGAAGCGTTTTGTCAAGGTAAATTTACTAGTGGACCCTTTTGGGATCATGTGTTGGAGTATTGGCATGCGAGCCTCGAGAATCCGAACAAGGTCTTGTTTGTTACTTATGAGGAGCTCAAGAAGCAGACTGGAGATACAATCAAGAAAATAGCTGAGTTCTTGGGATGTGGTTTtgtaggagaagaagaagagagaggaaTTGTGAAGTTGTGTAGTTTTGAGAGCTTAAGTAGTTCGGAAGTTAACAGAGAAGGGAAGTTGCCAAATGGAATGGAGACTAAAGCTTTCTTCAGAAAAGGAGATGTTGGAGGATGGGGAGATACTTTGTAG
- the LOC125580164 gene encoding uncharacterized protein LOC125580164, whose translation MCVILQEKGKRSLDTTALKTELEETEDPEKAEKKFSSVSTKTSQGLFRETSFSAAEPVSGHITYSGPIVFSGSLSVRSDASTTSGRSFAFPVLQSEWNSSSPVRMAKANKKRQKGWGDILMCCRFS comes from the exons ATGTGTGTGATACTGCAGGAGAAGGGGAAAAGAAGCTTAGACACCACAGCTCTCAAAACAGAGCTTGAAGAAACAGAGGATCCAGAAAAAGCAGAGAAGAAGTTTTCCTCTGTTTCTACAAAAACCTCTCAAGGCCTATTTAGAGAGACGAGTTTCTCAGCAGCAGAGCCAGTTTCAGGTCATATAACATACTCAGGACCAATTGTATTCTCTGGAAGCCTATCAGTTCGTTCTGATGCAAGCACAACGAGTGGAAGATCATTTGCTTTTCCAGT ATTGCAGTCAGAATGGAACAGTAGTAGTCCTGTAAGAATGGCGAAAGCGAACAAGaaaagacaaaaaggatggGGAGACATTCTTATGTGTTGTAGATTCTCTTGA
- the LOC106409437 gene encoding uncharacterized protein LOC106409437 encodes MASSSGTKKYPPRLYEIGKTPIQSRSMNHIFFLSNLQVMKESVGEDVWLELRESAVGVIIKLKELEYTWSAKHVHYFLVNQLAIQYSHEVWSLIEDQPLRFSLYEFEDITGLNCDPFDTQEQWDVAHEDFWVEMKVPISEGPKLNELQALFPIIRNWPREKRVMVGLLCLLSIGIFGISSNSRIPLHLAKRVMDPAAFQRHPWGRVAFTSLVDSIKVVTYEEKRSYTLHGCVHALLIWIYESVPVLGEIYGHRIEEAEVPLLSWHGSRQRINFPNFCAQEKKKYQKIRVRHMIVKAMEDRYSKWDEDKPPDDLDNMIVDILNDQLNDKFWDVVPLTKCQKRKTQVSAPSVPERVDTSPSTKRRKEKDTAPEMVFIT; translated from the exons atgGCCTCATCTTCGGGTACCAAGAAGTATCCTCCGCGGCTTTACGAGATTGGTAAAACGCCTATTCAATCTCGGAGCATGAACCACATTTTTTTTCTGTCCAACCTTCAAGTAATGAAAGAGTCTGTCGGCGAAGACGTTTGGCTTGAGTTAAGAGAATCAGCTGTAGGCGTGATTATCAAgctgaaggagttggagtacacTTGGTCTGCAAAACATGTTCATTATTTTCTGGTGAATCAATTGGCGATTCAGTACAGTCATGAAGTTTGGTCTTTGATAGAAGACCAGCCATTGAGGTTCTCTCTGTATGAGTTTGAAGATATTACAGGGTTAAATTGTGATCCCTTTGACACGCAAGAACAATGGGATGTGGCTCATGAAGACTTTTGGGTGGAGATGAAAGTTCCAATTTCTGAAGGACCCAAGTTGAATGAACTTCAAGCCCTTTTTCCGATCATCAGAAATTGGCCTAGAGAGAAGCGTGTAATGGTTGGCTTGTtgtgtctactatccattggCATATTTGGCATTTCAAGCAATAGTAGAATACCTCTGCATTTGGCGAAAAGGGTGATGGATCCAGCAGCTTTTCAGCGCCATCCATGGGGTCGTGTGGCATTTACCAGCCTTGTGGATTCTATTAAAGTGGTGACATACGAAGAAAAGAGGAGTTACACACTACATGGTTGTGTTCATGCATTGCTTATTTGGATATACGAGTCTGTGCCAGTTTTAGGAGAGATATATGGGCATCGGATAGAGGAAGCTGAGGTTCCGCTTCTGTCATGGCATGGTTCTCGTCAGCGTATCAACTTCCCAAACTTCTGtgcacaagaaaagaaaaaatatcagAAG ATTCGTGTAAGGCATATGATTGTAAAGGCAATGGAGGATAGATATTCGAAATGGGACGAAGATAAACCGCCTGATGATTTGGATAACATGATAGTTGACATCCTTAATGATCAGCTAAACGACAAGTTTTGGGATGTAGTGCCACTTACCAAGTGCCAGAAGAGAAAAACTCAAGTCAGTGCACCTAGTGTTCCCGAAAGAGTGGATACGAGCCCCTCCACAAAACGAAGGAAGGAGAAAGACACTGCACCAGAAATGGTATTCATAACTTAA